The proteins below are encoded in one region of Picrophilus oshimae DSM 9789:
- a CDS encoding phytoene/squalene synthase family protein, producing the protein MFTSIDHNNSDLIVSEVFQKGSTTYFYSSRFFPLHIRLKVSRLYAFVRVADNFVDSVPQQVDKFYNFKNEYERALKRGFSDDIIINKFIDLKNDVGIDDSWVDAFLNAMESDINKKIYYTVPELLSYIYGSAEVIGLMMARILDLDNRSYPYARMLGRAMQYLNFIRDFSEDLSMGRIYLPLEFTEINDFSYENVIKNIEAFNLFIRKNLNVYFSWNKQAAKGFRYIKYRYLVPIKTASDMYLWTGKIIYRNPMVVYKSKVKPGKRLIRGRGIYNLIGALRWI; encoded by the coding sequence ATGTTCACATCAATAGATCATAATAATAGCGATTTAATCGTTTCCGAAGTATTTCAAAAAGGAAGTACAACATACTTTTATAGCAGCAGATTTTTCCCTTTGCATATAAGATTAAAGGTTTCAAGACTCTACGCATTTGTGAGAGTTGCAGATAACTTTGTGGATTCAGTACCACAACAGGTGGATAAATTCTATAATTTTAAAAACGAATATGAACGTGCCTTGAAAAGAGGCTTTTCAGATGATATAATTATAAATAAATTTATAGATCTAAAGAATGATGTGGGCATTGATGACTCCTGGGTTGATGCATTTTTAAATGCAATGGAATCTGATATAAATAAAAAGATCTATTATACAGTACCAGAGCTGCTGTCTTACATATATGGCTCTGCAGAGGTCATAGGTCTTATGATGGCAAGGATACTTGATCTTGATAATAGATCATATCCATACGCAAGAATGCTTGGAAGGGCAATGCAGTACCTTAATTTTATAAGGGATTTCAGTGAGGATCTTTCAATGGGCAGAATTTATCTCCCGCTTGAATTCACAGAGATAAATGATTTTAGCTATGAGAATGTCATTAAAAACATTGAAGCGTTCAATCTTTTTATAAGAAAAAACCTTAATGTTTACTTCTCATGGAATAAACAGGCAGCAAAAGGCTTTAGATATATTAAATACAGATATCTGGTTCCAATAAAGACTGCATCTGATATGTATCTCTGGACTGGAAAAATAATATACAGGAATCCAATGGTAGTATATAAATCAAAGGTAAAGCCTGGAAAAAGATTAATTAGGGGACGTGGTATTTACAATCTTATAGGTGCCTTAAGATGGATATAA
- a CDS encoding lycopene cyclase domain-containing protein, translating into MDITHFYYFIILSFIFFPVLGISLTNEFKKVRNYRALLYAMLFTDPVYIVWDSLSVTYHVWTFNKKYITGIMVYNLPVEEILFFFVVPFSTFLIYESIDYIKNDSFISKTSRIKKIMFIIAILFILNGIYFYSYIYMLLASVFTAFIILLTLKIMPSLYRSSNYWLFIIIMYIPFIVFDHFLTSLPVFTYGVHAIINIRILSIPVEEFIYVYSLMNFYALFYNIYKKSSNKDELKFIVNYPLRIK; encoded by the coding sequence ATGGATATAACGCATTTCTACTATTTTATAATACTTTCCTTCATATTCTTCCCGGTTCTTGGCATATCACTTACAAATGAATTTAAAAAGGTAAGGAATTACAGGGCATTGTTATATGCAATGCTTTTTACTGATCCTGTTTACATAGTATGGGACTCTCTTTCTGTAACTTACCATGTATGGACATTTAATAAAAAATATATAACAGGCATAATGGTTTATAATCTTCCTGTTGAGGAGATACTTTTCTTTTTTGTGGTTCCATTCAGCACCTTTCTTATATATGAATCCATAGACTACATTAAAAATGATTCTTTTATATCAAAAACATCAAGAATAAAAAAGATAATGTTTATTATAGCAATTCTTTTCATTTTAAATGGGATATACTTTTATTCATATATATACATGCTTCTTGCATCTGTATTTACAGCCTTTATTATATTATTAACGCTTAAAATAATGCCATCACTTTACAGGTCATCGAACTACTGGCTTTTTATAATAATAATGTACATTCCATTTATAGTATTTGATCATTTTTTAACCTCGCTTCCTGTTTTTACATACGGTGTTCATGCAATTATAAATATAAGAATATTGAGCATACCGGTTGAGGAATTTATATATGTGTATTCACTGATGAATTTCTATGCGCTTTTTTATAATATTTACAAAAAGAGTTCAAATAAAGATGAATTAAAATTTATTGTTAATTACCCTTTAAGGATAAAATGA
- a CDS encoding glycosyltransferase family 2 protein: MRFSILITVYDRREYVERAIKSVKNQILNDLEIIVISNIDLKLDDDIIYIRSHEKSLSGKIIEGISMASGDVICFLEDDDEFKPEKLVKISKYFDMGYDYVHNALITDNADKGKIINIPGFNMSSTAISINLARSIKIPENINTGLDIYIYARAMEFRFVNIDEPLTVYHSDTGNSTIYHGPVDEFYKRNIEIYNRSLNDIKTFLPYTNGPGRRYSELFIYLSCYGILLMSADRKGIFRISFRILYNNYMKKSIKNIIIFTIGSLFHFMFPGFIRNYLYKRSHGNFSSGLDFFFN; the protein is encoded by the coding sequence ATGAGGTTTTCAATATTAATAACCGTTTATGACAGGCGTGAATACGTAGAAAGGGCGATAAAATCGGTAAAAAATCAGATCTTAAATGACCTTGAAATAATAGTAATTTCAAACATAGATCTAAAACTTGATGATGATATAATTTATATTAGAAGCCATGAAAAAAGCCTTTCCGGAAAGATCATTGAGGGGATTTCCATGGCATCAGGCGATGTAATATGCTTCCTAGAGGATGATGATGAGTTTAAACCTGAAAAATTGGTTAAAATTTCAAAATATTTTGATATGGGCTATGATTATGTTCATAATGCATTGATAACCGATAATGCAGATAAAGGAAAAATTATAAACATACCTGGATTCAACATGAGCTCCACGGCAATAAGCATAAATCTTGCGAGGTCAATAAAGATACCGGAGAACATTAATACAGGCCTGGATATTTACATATACGCAAGGGCCATGGAGTTCAGGTTTGTAAATATTGATGAGCCACTCACAGTATATCACTCAGATACCGGCAATTCAACAATTTACCATGGGCCTGTTGATGAATTTTATAAAAGGAATATTGAAATTTACAATAGATCATTAAATGATATTAAAACGTTCCTGCCATATACAAACGGCCCCGGAAGAAGATATTCTGAGCTTTTCATTTATTTATCATGCTATGGCATTTTATTAATGTCTGCTGATAGAAAAGGCATATTTAGAATATCTTTTAGAATCCTTTATAATAATTACATGAAAAAGAGCATTAAAAACATTATTATTTTCACCATTGGATCATTGTTTCATTTCATGTTTCCTGGATTTATAAGAAATTATTTATATAAAAGATCACATGGTAATTTCTCCAGTGGACTTGACTTTTTCTTTAATTAA
- a CDS encoding phytoene desaturase family protein, which produces MKIVIVGGGYAGLSLANLVAGDNDVILIEKNKTLGGRSRSFYADGYKFDMGPSWYLMPEVFDHYFQSLGLSRHDFYSIKRLDPAFRICIENSCYNIRADPYNNMNLFNSLEDDGYKKFDLYLEETKKIYDAVFPDFIYRDFSSFKDMLSPDILKNVSRLHLLDSMMDLSKSFFSSKSMRYITTFSSVFLGGNPFNIPAFYSMVNYSMFNDGVYYPENGFSSVVSSLYKIGRSLNVRYITSCEVSGININNNEISSIIAGNNKIEGDLFIFAGDYYNAESLLPPGFRNYSESFWKTRRLSPSAVLAYIGLKKKLAIEHHNIIIPAEWNDHFNSIDSGSKYIPENFSFYLSVRSKTDKNVAPENMDSIFMLIPASPFIIDTEFYRSRYVFAALSKLEEYLNENIIDYIDFIKYYGPSDFKSDYNSFMGTAFGLANTMLQTAYFRPLNRNRLLRNMYYTGQYTHPGIGVPMAFVSAEVIYNKLIKEKVKSTGEITM; this is translated from the coding sequence ATGAAGATAGTAATAGTTGGTGGCGGATATGCAGGTCTATCACTTGCAAACCTTGTTGCAGGTGACAATGATGTAATCCTCATTGAAAAAAATAAAACTCTTGGTGGCAGATCAAGATCTTTTTATGCAGATGGTTATAAATTCGATATGGGCCCATCATGGTATTTAATGCCGGAGGTTTTTGATCATTATTTTCAATCACTTGGCTTATCAAGGCACGATTTTTATTCAATAAAAAGGCTCGATCCTGCATTTAGAATATGCATTGAAAACAGCTGTTATAATATAAGGGCTGATCCATACAATAATATGAATCTCTTTAACAGCCTTGAGGATGATGGCTATAAAAAATTCGATCTTTATCTTGAGGAAACAAAAAAGATATACGATGCGGTTTTCCCTGATTTTATATACAGGGATTTCTCATCATTTAAGGATATGCTATCACCTGATATCCTAAAAAATGTATCAAGGCTCCATCTCCTTGATTCCATGATGGATCTTTCAAAATCATTCTTCTCTTCAAAATCAATGAGGTACATAACAACATTTTCATCGGTCTTTCTTGGCGGAAATCCATTTAACATACCTGCATTTTACTCGATGGTAAACTATTCAATGTTCAACGATGGCGTTTACTATCCAGAGAATGGCTTTTCATCTGTTGTTTCATCGCTCTATAAAATAGGAAGATCATTAAATGTAAGGTATATAACATCGTGCGAGGTTAGTGGGATTAACATAAATAACAATGAAATATCATCAATAATTGCAGGAAATAATAAAATCGAAGGTGATCTATTTATCTTTGCAGGCGATTATTACAATGCAGAATCCCTGCTGCCCCCTGGCTTTAGAAACTATTCAGAATCGTTCTGGAAAACAAGAAGGCTTTCACCATCCGCAGTTCTGGCATACATAGGACTCAAGAAAAAGCTTGCAATTGAACACCATAATATTATAATACCTGCAGAATGGAACGATCATTTTAATTCAATAGATTCGGGATCAAAATACATACCTGAAAACTTTTCATTCTATTTAAGCGTTAGAAGCAAAACAGATAAAAATGTAGCACCTGAAAACATGGATTCAATTTTTATGCTAATACCGGCATCGCCATTCATAATTGATACTGAATTTTACAGAAGCAGGTATGTATTTGCCGCACTTTCAAAACTTGAGGAATATCTAAATGAAAATATAATAGATTATATAGACTTTATAAAATATTATGGTCCTTCCGATTTTAAATCAGATTACAATTCCTTTATGGGAACCGCCTTTGGACTTGCAAACACAATGCTGCAGACCGCATATTTCAGGCCATTAAACAGGAACAGGCTTTTAAGGAACATGTATTACACAGGACAGTACACCCATCCTGGAATAGGTGTTCCAATGGCTTTTGTATCTGCCGAGGTGATATACAATAAATTAATTAAAGAAAAAGTCAAGTCCACTGGAGAAATTACCATGTGA
- a CDS encoding sterol desaturase family protein, translating to MIIQYLYYAAGIVSGLIGMEFIARLTHKYLMHGILWPIHKDHHIPSGRRFQRNNLFALFFAFISMSLFIASFETKDFIYMSFGIGMLFYGILYLIIHDMIIHNYYLHLRNRKHSRYINKLIEVHELHHINDGRGKGMNWGFLLYIPGIDKTRVDLERINSKKNLDTLKQ from the coding sequence ATGATAATCCAGTATTTATACTATGCCGCAGGGATAGTATCTGGTTTAATAGGCATGGAATTCATAGCAAGATTAACACATAAGTACCTGATGCATGGTATTCTGTGGCCAATACATAAGGATCATCATATACCATCAGGAAGAAGATTCCAGAGGAACAATTTATTTGCATTATTCTTTGCATTTATATCGATGTCCCTGTTCATAGCAAGCTTTGAAACAAAGGACTTTATATACATGTCATTCGGCATAGGCATGCTGTTTTATGGAATATTATATTTAATCATTCATGATATGATAATACATAATTATTATCTTCATTTAAGAAATAGAAAACATTCAAGATATATTAATAAATTAATAGAGGTTCACGAGCTTCACCATATAAACGACGGCCGCGGAAAGGGCATGAACTGGGGATTTCTTTTATACATACCTGGAATAGATAAAACAAGGGTGGATCTTGAAAGGATTAATTCAAAGAAAAATCTTGATACATTGAAGCAGTGA
- a CDS encoding MFS transporter: protein MDKGILPLFVTAMIDFIGFGIIIPIAPFYTRDLGATPFEFSILLVVYSLAQFIASPYLGRLSDRIGRKNVLVLGLSGEIAGYLIFGLSPVLSLLYIGRAITGATSGNLPVIYSFVSDKTSSDNRTRAIGMIGAAIGIGFVIGPFIGGSLSIFGYRVPILFAAVLSFINMVLVLRIKEERKKTNYKKGSILKAFEIAPYIFISITFIALGFVMLQTTLAYYGQALYSWGSLAVGIILGIVGMEQALFQLLLVFRLTRRIGSIRTVMLGIISFTMAFLILSFRVNEYIAIFSLTLFSLGYSLFQTPVISIISDIAPVEIRGSTLGITQSAQSLSNIIGPLIAGYTFEFISIYSPYMLAAAFGILSLLFISIFIIKSGSALKDIGYT, encoded by the coding sequence ATGGATAAGGGCATATTACCATTATTTGTAACGGCCATGATAGACTTTATTGGCTTTGGTATAATAATACCAATAGCACCGTTTTATACAAGGGATCTTGGTGCCACACCATTTGAATTTTCAATACTTCTGGTTGTTTATTCACTTGCACAGTTTATTGCATCACCATATCTTGGCAGGCTTTCAGATAGAATTGGCAGGAAAAATGTTCTTGTACTTGGGCTTTCAGGTGAGATTGCAGGATATTTAATATTTGGGCTTTCCCCGGTATTATCACTGCTTTATATAGGCAGGGCAATAACAGGCGCAACCTCGGGAAACCTCCCTGTAATTTACTCCTTTGTTTCTGATAAAACATCATCAGATAACAGGACAAGGGCCATAGGCATGATAGGTGCCGCAATAGGCATTGGCTTTGTTATTGGGCCCTTTATAGGCGGCTCATTGTCAATTTTTGGATACAGGGTTCCAATACTCTTTGCGGCAGTCCTGTCATTTATAAATATGGTTCTTGTCCTTAGAATAAAGGAAGAAAGGAAAAAGACAAATTACAAAAAAGGGAGTATATTAAAAGCTTTTGAAATTGCACCGTACATTTTTATTTCAATAACCTTCATAGCACTGGGCTTTGTCATGCTTCAGACAACGCTTGCATACTATGGCCAGGCACTCTATTCATGGGGCTCGCTGGCCGTTGGCATTATTCTCGGCATCGTTGGCATGGAGCAGGCATTATTCCAGCTTCTACTTGTTTTCAGACTGACCAGGAGGATTGGAAGCATAAGGACAGTAATGCTTGGAATAATATCATTTACAATGGCATTTTTAATCCTGTCGTTCAGGGTAAATGAGTACATTGCCATCTTCTCATTAACATTGTTCTCGCTTGGATATTCTCTTTTTCAAACCCCGGTTATATCAATAATAAGCGATATTGCACCTGTAGAAATACGCGGATCCACCCTGGGAATAACACAGTCAGCGCAGTCATTATCAAACATTATTGGACCGTTAATTGCAGGCTATACTTTTGAATTCATATCGATATACTCGCCATACATGCTGGCAGCTGCATTTGGAATACTATCACTGCTTTTTATATCCATTTTCATTATCAAATCAGGTTCAGCCTTAAAAGATATAGGTTATACATAA
- a CDS encoding MMPL family transporter — translation MVISKSIIKRRVLLIIIWAIVLVAIIPAVTGYTHYISYSNSSPVGPGSESSIAQHIIEKKFPDNSSLIVVVNGSSPSKNMASTVLGFQSNLSGLGLKNYYSSSSVYSEYAAYINNEINASISSRIIYDYTMIKNNAIEIFSEPAEFYILWSHDGFNNSSINKNVMDSFSPGTYREKFYSAIINSTGSPYNRVESSIGRSIVMDLFNATAFKYLNITDYNNKSSIINATSYMLNYSGLSYYIINSVVSSSNPGIFYVTHYGIYNAPSFISSAYVAGNISLIYIDFDTPAGMDVMGSYTASELAFPAVNNLAMKTFKNAIVTGNGAISYETNKETQKAGFAFGLIFIFLAVAILFAALSWKSSILVIIFSGIALLLGYTSEYITGLILHSVSYIVNYTLTAVILGISADYLLFIISRYRDELRSGSDEKTALETSIRSSGRSILISGITVAFSLATFSFIPGFKSWGITLFLAVIFTIALETTLLPVIISFLGRSLFLRYALKPDINDKEKSKFYKAAEGAISKKFFVIIIIIILGSSGIYAFFNAPVTYNFNTGLPQNLESVRGLNLIDKSFGSSTLYPVYVIVNESIGSEKIENISYYIASLSWVDRAYGPYINGKYVNSSIGYSSYKIDSHYVYYILYSRYSPYSKNAINAVSQLRSNHDLIVGGITSTIIDEAHQNKIIYSELEILIVLVIGIIIGVSFRSWKYPVISLSGVFFSVSWTTGILYLISKYVLHEALIYLIPVILFIILFSLGNDYTVFIISRIREYSSLNRDNAIKIGISTSGRVVTTLGIILAVSLGALSFIPVAFLEQLGISFIISLIIDTFIIRIFYFPAMISALFKNKI, via the coding sequence ATGGTTATTTCAAAATCCATTATTAAAAGGCGGGTACTTTTAATAATAATATGGGCAATAGTGCTTGTTGCCATAATACCTGCAGTGACCGGTTACACACATTATATAAGCTATTCAAACAGCTCACCGGTAGGTCCAGGATCCGAATCATCAATAGCACAGCATATCATAGAGAAAAAGTTCCCGGATAACTCAAGTTTAATAGTTGTTGTAAATGGGAGTTCCCCATCAAAAAATATGGCATCAACTGTTCTTGGATTTCAGTCAAACCTGTCAGGGCTTGGGCTTAAAAACTATTATTCCTCATCATCGGTTTACAGTGAGTACGCAGCATATATAAACAATGAAATAAATGCATCAATATCGTCCAGGATAATATACGATTATACAATGATAAAAAATAATGCAATTGAAATATTCAGCGAACCGGCAGAATTTTATATTTTATGGTCCCATGATGGTTTTAACAACAGCTCAATAAATAAAAATGTTATGGACTCATTTTCACCTGGCACATACAGGGAAAAATTTTACAGTGCAATAATTAATTCAACAGGGTCTCCATACAATCGTGTTGAATCATCAATAGGAAGATCCATTGTAATGGATTTATTTAATGCCACGGCGTTTAAATATCTAAACATCACTGATTACAATAATAAATCATCAATAATAAATGCAACATCATATATGTTAAATTACAGTGGACTTTCATATTATATAATAAATTCCGTTGTATCATCATCGAATCCTGGCATCTTCTATGTTACACATTATGGTATTTACAATGCACCATCATTTATTTCATCAGCATACGTGGCCGGTAATATATCACTGATATACATAGACTTTGACACGCCTGCCGGCATGGACGTAATGGGCAGTTATACAGCATCAGAGCTTGCATTTCCTGCGGTTAATAACCTTGCAATGAAGACGTTCAAGAACGCCATTGTGACCGGCAACGGTGCAATATCATATGAAACAAATAAGGAAACCCAGAAGGCTGGTTTTGCCTTTGGATTAATATTTATATTCCTTGCAGTGGCCATTCTGTTTGCTGCACTGTCCTGGAAGTCATCGATTCTTGTTATTATATTTTCAGGGATTGCGCTGCTTCTTGGTTATACATCGGAATACATTACCGGGCTGATACTTCACAGTGTAAGCTACATTGTAAACTACACACTAACCGCCGTGATCCTTGGAATATCAGCAGATTACCTGCTTTTTATAATATCAAGGTACAGGGACGAACTAAGATCAGGTTCAGATGAGAAAACAGCGCTTGAGACATCCATAAGATCCTCGGGAAGGTCCATTTTAATCAGCGGAATTACAGTTGCATTCAGCCTTGCAACATTTTCTTTTATACCAGGGTTTAAATCCTGGGGCATAACGCTATTCCTTGCTGTTATATTCACCATTGCCCTGGAAACGACACTGCTGCCGGTGATTATATCATTCCTTGGCAGAAGTCTCTTTTTAAGGTACGCACTTAAACCTGATATAAATGATAAAGAAAAATCAAAATTCTATAAGGCCGCCGAGGGGGCAATATCGAAAAAGTTTTTTGTAATAATTATAATAATAATACTTGGATCATCAGGCATCTATGCATTCTTTAATGCGCCGGTAACGTACAATTTTAACACAGGGCTGCCACAGAACCTTGAGAGTGTCAGGGGACTTAACCTAATAGATAAAAGCTTTGGTTCAAGCACCCTCTATCCGGTCTATGTTATAGTCAATGAAAGTATTGGCAGTGAAAAAATAGAAAATATATCATATTACATTGCATCGCTCAGCTGGGTTGACAGGGCATACGGCCCATACATTAATGGAAAATATGTAAACAGCTCCATAGGTTATTCATCTTACAAAATTGATTCCCATTATGTTTATTACATTTTATATTCAAGGTACTCACCGTATTCTAAAAATGCAATAAATGCAGTTTCCCAGCTCAGATCAAATCATGATCTTATTGTCGGCGGGATAACATCAACAATAATAGATGAGGCGCACCAGAATAAAATAATATACAGCGAGCTTGAGATACTTATAGTTCTGGTAATAGGAATCATAATAGGTGTCTCATTCAGATCATGGAAGTATCCTGTTATATCATTATCCGGTGTTTTTTTCAGTGTTTCATGGACAACAGGCATACTCTATTTGATATCAAAATACGTTCTACACGAGGCCCTGATATATTTAATACCTGTGATACTTTTTATAATATTGTTCTCGCTTGGAAACGATTACACGGTATTTATAATCTCAAGGATAAGGGAGTACAGTTCTTTAAACAGGGATAATGCAATAAAGATTGGAATATCAACATCCGGCAGGGTTGTAACGACACTTGGTATAATACTTGCCGTATCCCTTGGGGCACTGAGCTTTATACCTGTGGCCTTCCTGGAACAGCTTGGAATCTCATTTATAATCTCATTGATAATAGATACCTTTATAATACGTATTTTTTACTTCCCTGCGATGATATCGGCCCTCTTCAAAAATAAAATTTAG
- a CDS encoding Lrp/AsnC family transcriptional regulator gives MDASYSGIIYRLLRNPRQSLRSLSMDLNISAQDLNYRMKKINEEGIIKKYMLHVNPAFYGKKSLYMAFSGDKIYHGRVSSVIKCLEKTTVYGLSGTDEELNKKSMEIVDMLGSPEMRYMPATLEPGVKRIKLDDMIIEQLRMDPLMRTQDIARALNKKYSTVKRRLDYLIEKRVISIIGRLDLSKLNTVILGIFTDRIKDIISRLDESLIIINDDQSGISLSIEKDIITAKSVIENLRKIDNKIEVMIIYDYEFFE, from the coding sequence ATGGATGCCTCATACTCGGGCATAATTTACAGGCTGCTGCGAAATCCGAGGCAGAGCCTTAGATCGCTCTCAATGGATCTTAATATAAGTGCGCAGGATTTAAATTATAGGATGAAAAAAATAAATGAGGAGGGCATAATAAAAAAGTACATGCTTCATGTTAATCCTGCATTTTATGGAAAAAAGTCACTTTACATGGCATTTTCAGGGGATAAAATATATCACGGGAGGGTTTCCTCTGTAATAAAATGCCTTGAAAAAACAACCGTTTATGGTCTTTCCGGAACAGATGAGGAACTTAATAAAAAATCCATGGAAATCGTTGATATGCTCGGTTCTCCTGAAATGAGGTACATGCCCGCCACACTGGAGCCGGGCGTGAAAAGGATAAAGCTTGATGATATGATAATAGAACAGCTAAGAATGGATCCATTAATGAGGACACAGGATATTGCAAGGGCATTAAACAAAAAGTACAGCACGGTAAAGAGAAGACTGGATTATTTAATTGAAAAGCGCGTAATTTCAATAATAGGAAGGCTAGACCTTTCAAAGCTTAATACTGTAATACTTGGCATTTTTACTGATAGAATAAAGGATATAATATCAAGACTTGATGAGAGCTTAATAATAATAAACGATGACCAATCCGGAATATCACTAAGTATTGAAAAGGACATAATCACAGCAAAGAGCGTCATAGAAAATTTAAGAAAAATAGATAATAAAATAGAGGTTATGATCATATACGATTATGAGTTTTTTGAATAG
- a CDS encoding aminotransferase class V-fold PLP-dependent enzyme translates to MHKDSIRERFIGLDRINHLAACSKSPMLKTVKNALEDYINDVINLGNPWDLWTDKVNYARRLFAKIINADPGDVAVLYSVSSALNAIMSSFNFKNNNIVTSDLEFPTTNFILQAYKKYGIKIKTIKNDNGIIKSSNYNEYIDENTIMVTAVHVSSLNGFKQDIDEISKMAHEHGSYIYVDDYQSLGSLKIDVKKSKIDFLASGTLKWLLGVSGIAFLYVNPEIVNDLRPANIGWFSQKYPFQFGSESINYAHGAGRFENGTWSIPSVYAAIGGMECILDYNDIEGENKRLFSYTLDELDKNNIKTLTPEQSANIVAIPLKNPQEAESILKRKYNIITSARSNSLRISPHFYNTFEEIEAAVKIIKNEFL, encoded by the coding sequence ATGCACAAGGATAGTATAAGGGAGCGTTTTATAGGCCTTGACAGGATAAATCATCTTGCAGCATGCTCAAAATCGCCAATGCTTAAAACTGTTAAGAATGCACTTGAGGATTACATCAATGATGTTATAAACCTTGGGAACCCATGGGATCTCTGGACTGATAAGGTAAATTACGCAAGAAGGCTTTTTGCAAAAATAATCAACGCAGATCCGGGTGATGTTGCCGTTTTATACTCCGTTTCATCAGCGCTTAATGCAATCATGAGCTCATTTAATTTTAAAAATAATAATATTGTAACCTCGGATCTGGAGTTCCCGACAACAAATTTTATACTTCAGGCATATAAAAAATATGGCATAAAAATTAAAACAATAAAAAATGATAATGGAATCATTAAAAGCAGTAATTATAATGAATACATTGATGAAAATACAATTATGGTAACCGCAGTGCATGTATCGTCCCTTAATGGTTTTAAACAGGACATAGATGAAATTTCAAAGATGGCGCATGAACATGGTTCATATATATACGTTGATGATTACCAATCCCTTGGTTCATTAAAAATCGATGTTAAAAAGAGCAAAATAGACTTTTTGGCATCTGGAACCCTAAAATGGCTTCTTGGAGTTTCTGGAATTGCATTTTTATATGTAAATCCCGAGATTGTTAATGATCTAAGGCCAGCAAATATAGGCTGGTTTTCACAGAAATATCCATTCCAGTTTGGATCCGAATCCATAAATTATGCACATGGGGCAGGGCGCTTCGAAAATGGTACATGGTCAATTCCATCGGTTTACGCGGCAATAGGTGGCATGGAGTGCATACTCGATTATAATGATATAGAAGGCGAAAATAAAAGATTGTTTTCATATACACTTGACGAGCTTGATAAAAATAATATAAAAACCCTGACCCCGGAGCAGTCTGCAAATATAGTTGCCATTCCATTGAAAAATCCACAGGAGGCCGAATCAATATTAAAAAGGAAGTACAATATAATAACATCGGCAAGATCAAACTCTCTTAGAATTTCACCGCACTTTTACAATACATTTGAGGAGATAGAGGCGGCTGTAAAGATCATTAAGAATGAATTTTTATAG